DNA sequence from the Salvelinus fontinalis isolate EN_2023a chromosome 33, ASM2944872v1, whole genome shotgun sequence genome:
AACTGAAAtgatgttgaaccaacgtggcGTTGAATTAACGTCTGTGCCCAGCGGGCCTCTGATAATACCAATACACATTTAAAATGTACAAACACCAAGACAACACTTCCCTTCAGAGTAAAACACATTTGGAAAGTTTCCAATTTTTTTGCTTCATTGTAGGTGGAGTTAGCTTGAACAGGAAGTAGAATTACAGGAACAGGCAGGACAGGAAACAGGTACAATCAAAGTAGGAAGTGGTTTACAGTCTGTTCCAAATTACATTTACAGAACATTCTGATCaggacatttttacatttacagacAAAGTGTCAGACCTAATCAGGTAGTTGACCTATATTATTGGACAGACCAACCaggatatatattttatttttttctcggTTGTAAGCAGGAAGCTGATTTTCTGTGTTCTGGAAGTACATTATGCATCATTCTATGTAGGTGATAACCCGGAAGTGGGTTCAGAGTCTGAGCAGGAAGTAGACCTCCGGTTCTGATCTTATACATGAGTCTGTGGGCAGCAGAGAGTCATCATGATAATGATCACCATAGTGATCTCCAAATCCATACCCCAGTGTGGTGCACGCCCCCTCAGgcagccccctgtcctccagcTGGTCCAGGTAGCCCGCTATGTAGGAGCCTGTGGAGTGTCTGTTAGCTGGGGGGTTCTGACCTGTTGCTACTTTAGTACGCAGCACTACCCCTCCCACGCTGGAGGGGGCGGTCATGTCCTGGGACTTCAGAGCCTCCTGCAGCCTCTCTCGAGCGCGATTGTTGATGTGACGGACACGGCTCTGGCTCCGAGAGGAAAGGCggcgggagaggagagggggggaatcCTCCTGGGCATCGGGGACAAAGTTTGAGGGGGGGCAGGGGCGTGATGGGGGAATGAAGGGTTTGGGGGGTAACTGAGGTAACTGGGGCAGCTGGGGAGACTGGGGTCTGTCCCGGTCTCTGTCATCCCCCTCCAGCGTGACTAGTTTGCGTAACTGCTCAGTGAGGGGGTCTGCAGACTGCAGCCGTTGGGACAGACCCCCTAGGCCCCTCATCCTCCTCCGCTCCTTCATACAGGGTGTGATGAAGCTGCGGCTGATGATGTTGTACTTGCTGTGGAAGTTGCAGGAGATGTCCTCTGATGTCAGGTCACCCAGAGACTTGGACTTGCAGGGGCTGGGGGCTGTGGGTGGTCTGGGGATAGGTAGAGGAGGGGCAAGGGTGGGGCCCGAGAGGGGCAGCGGTGGGGGGCCAGAACGGGGTTGGAACTGGGGCTGGGCCTGGGTGTGtgattggggttggggttgggcctGGGGCAGGGGCTGGGTATTTGATTGGGGCTGGGGTTGCAGATGGGTGTAGGGGGATGCCGAGGTAGCAGAGGGCCTGAAGCAGTTGTAGTCTAGATGGCTATAGGCCACATCACAATCTGAGATAGgggagtacaggcctcggtctcTGGGGAAGCTAACATACCTTGAACCAGAcatactagacagaccaggcAGACACTCAGAGGAGGACAACCCATTCTGGAAGCAGGTTGATGCTTCACCCTGATCCTGACCTTCCCCTGTCCCACCCTGGTAGCCCCTGGCCTGTGGCTGGGTGTGCCCACTCTGGTAGCCCCTGGTCTGGGCCTGGTTGGGTCCACCCTGGTAGCCCCTGGTCTGGGCCTGGGTGGGTCCACTGTAGCTGTGCTGCTGGGTGTAGGCTCTGGTAATGTCTCTGCTGTTCTCAAAGGAGAGCTCAGCCCTGCTGTGGGTGGAGGGGTGGCTGTTCAGGCGGAGGGTGCTGGGGATGGGGGGCCTTTTGAAGAGGGAGGGCTGGGTTTGAGGGGTTATTGATGGGGTGTTGCGAGGGGAGGGCTGGTGTGGGGATTGTTTGAGGGGGGAAGGACACTGGGAGAGTTGGGGTGCGTACCGGGGAGAGGGGCTTAGTTGGGTAAACTGGCTTTGGGGAGCAGCGTATTGTTTGGTTGGGCTGGTAGCGACCCAGGTACAGTTGTGTCTCGGTAAGGTGAGGGAAATCTCCAGTGGATCCTCGTCCACGTTAATCTCCACCTCCATCAGATGACTTCCTGCTGAGTCCTGGCACAACAGCAACCGGTCGGACACTGTGCTGTTGACAGACGGGCACCTGTAACCCCATGACAACCCCCACTCTCCCCCTGACCACAGCCCTGTAGGATCACTGACACCCCCATAGCCCTGTCCgggctcctccacctccactacaccCCTCCGTGAGCCCACCCAGCTGCCGTTGGCCTCTGTCCCCAGGCAAGGAGGCACCTTGGCTGGGGAGGGCTCCAGGCTGCCCATAGGTGTGCTCTCCTCAGAGTCAGCCTGGATGTTGCCTATGGTCTGCTCCCTCAGGTTGTAGACAGAGACTGGAGACAAGACCTCCTCATCCAGGATGGTATAGACCTCCTCCAGCTCCGTGGTCTCAGGACTGGAGAAGAGAAGGGGGGCAGGGTGGTCTGCGTGGGAGGTCTTGGGGTGGGGTGGGAGTAGGTTCTGGTTCGCGTGGTTAGGGGTCTGGCTTGCCTTTCGAGGAGTGATAGGTCCATTCATTGCCTTGCGGGGGGAGGTGGTGGTCTGTGGGTCTTTAAATGGGATGGTACAGTCCACGGTGGCCTTATAGGGTGTGCTGGAGTCCTGGACAGTGGGATGGAACAGACAGGACATGACACTGAGGACGTGGGGGTCAGAGTTCGTGGTGATGTCATTCTGGTCAGCGGTGAGGTCAAACTGGCCAATCAGAGCGGAGATCGAGCCGCAGCTGGTGTCGTTGCCGAGGGATACGGCATCAATGAGTCGCGAGATGGTGCTGTCCTGCCGGGAGACGGGGGTCTGCAGATCGGACCGATCCACGttgagtggggaggggggggacacagaggaagaagaggaggaggaaggcgcTGACGTGTTTGTTGTACTATGTAATGTTGTCTCTGGTCTGCTCTCAGTAGGTACGTGTAAACAGTTGCTCTCTGTCTTTGTTGACCTGCTCAGGTAACACAACGTCCTTTGGCGAGAGGAAATGCTCTCAGCTTTGATGGGTGGGTTGACTCTGTCCTTTAATTGCTCTTTGGAGTCACCATCTACACTTCTTCCTCCTTGGCCAATGACCAGGTAGGAGGTCTCGTCTAATTGGTCAAGCTCTGTGGTCCTATCCCGTGTGTTGTTGTGATTGGTGGAAGGGGTGGACACACTGTGTTCAAGGGAGGTGGATGATTCGATGAGGAGTTCCACAGAGTGGGACCTGGGCCGGTCAAAGGGGGATGTTCCTATGTAAAACAGAGAAGTTAGACAGTCAATAAATGTTCAAACATTTTCACAGCCGTACGTAGAACACCAAGCCAACCAACAACCAACCGACACAGTCCGTCCAACACGAGCCAATAGCAACACAGAGACGAATGGAATGTACCACCAAATACGACTGTGAGAGGAGGTTGGAAAATGAGGCTGTGCAGGTAACAGAAGGAACATCCATTTTGGGGGGGAACATCCATTTTTTGGGGGAAACATCCATTTCGGGAAGAGATGGTCAAATGGGATTAATTTTGACCAAAAAAAGGAGAATTCTGATTTTGAAATAGTACTTTTACAAAGTTACATCAGTGGGATGATGTAATACTGGGATGTTTAAGGATGAGGCAACCTAAGGAGGTGTCTTGGTTTACCTGGCGCGATATCCTAGTCAGTTCTCTACTAAAGAGAAGCACCACAGAGTGAAGAAGGAACAGAAAAGGCATGTTAAAGCATTGAGGAACAATAGATTGCCTGGATGTGTCAATTGAAACAGATTTTTCTTCTTCTATGTTTTGGGAAAAAAAAGGCAGGTTAGAAACAAAACAACGGTTTACATTTCCACAAAAAACCATCGCACTTTTTTGTTTCAATGAGAGCGCAACACAACCAATGACAACTTCAACTCTAAGCGTGATGTCACATGGAGCAACCAAACCAGACAAGACTAGTTGCTCTGCTTTTACAGGTAAAACAGGATCATGTATTGCTCTGAGAAATAGGTAACATGATGCTCCAACCTCATTCAAACAGAGAAAATCACTGCTGTTTCTTCTTAGATGTCTATTTTAACACATGACTTGTTACAGAACATATTGTTTTAATTATCATGGTTGATGTAAGAGTGTGTTTGGTCTCCAGAGGAGGTCTACCCACCGATGAGTGTGTCTGCACCCAGGTCAGTCTGCTCCTGTTcgggggagcagagggagagctgTCCCTGCAGTAGCCTCTCCAGAGGCATGGAGACGGGTCTGTGGGAGAGGGGGGCGTGAGGTGGGGGGCTCCTCTCCACCAGACCCGTCTCCCTGTCCCTTTCACTGTCCTTGGAGCCCTCCCTCCCAGCCCCTTCCCCGGCCCCCACTCTGTCCTTGCCGTCTGACATGGAGGCCTTGCGGTCTGATATGGAGGTGGAGGACTCAGCGAGCTTCATCTTGGTTTTCTTGCGTCGGTTGGCGGGGGCGCTGGCGGTGCGTCGGAGGAGGAGGTCACTGATGGAGCGTTTCCTGAGGCCCGAACCACAGCTGGTGTCTACTGAAGACTTAGAGGACCTGTTGAACAAGCCTCTGATGCCTCGCAGCTGACGACCctggtggatggagagagggaggggagagagagggaggggcaaaagggaggatgagagagggatagggagacagggagggggagagaaggacatggagatagatagagagagagagtgaggggagagagggaggggagagagaaggacatggagagagatagggagagagaggaagtatgAAGAgataagggtgagagagagaaattgtgTTTAGCTTTTCGCATGAAAAAATGAATTGCATGATGCGAGGGAGAAGGTTAAATAACATTTGTCATGCTTTTCAAGCACAGTATTCCAACCACAATGCACACAATACAGACTgaaaacacagtaacacacttcACACTTCACAAAACTAAATGTTTTCAGCAAATCAACACAAATTCTTTACATTCATTCAAATTAATTCAAATTAATTGCAGAGCTGGCATTTCCCCTTCCCCCCAGGTTAATCACAGGCAGAACACATGGGGAGAATCTCAAatgcatttccttgattccttgcGTCATcgctcctcgtctccttctcaaaacccattggacgaGAACGTCAGAGGTCCTTGCCCTCTGACCTTCTCATCCAATCGGtcttgagaaggaggcgaggagagaggatgcgGGGAATCAAGGTAATGCATTTGAGAATTTCCCCATGGGTAAAAATGGCACACGTCATGACAAAGACATCCCCATAGATGGCACTAGAGCATCCCAGTAACCACAGTCTAGCAACCCTCTCATTCGCAGTGtattcttttttatttaactaggcaagtaagttaagaacaaattattttacacaatgactgcctaccccggccaaacccggacgacgctgggccaatcgtgcgccgccctatgggaatcccaatcacagccagacgtgatacagcctagattcaaaccagggactgcagtgatgccTTAGACTACTGCGCCACTCTGCAATTCTTTCACATATTCCCTCTTTTGACCATTATCTGTGTCGTTAGTAACGCCATGAGCTCTGATTTTATTAACCAAATCATTTCTGACAGAAAATGCTTTGAAAATCACTTAAAAAGAAAACACATTCACAAAAATACCAATCTAAGATGTTGTAAACATACAGAA
Encoded proteins:
- the plch1 gene encoding 1-phosphatidylinositol 4,5-bisphosphate phosphodiesterase eta-1 isoform X1 (The sequence of the model RefSeq protein was modified relative to this genomic sequence to represent the inferred CDS: added 1639 bases not found in genome assembly), translating into MRSPTCDVFNPEHHEVNQDMDQPLSSYYISSSHNTYLTGDQLLSHSKTDMYAWVLQAGCRCVEVDCWDGPDGDPMVQHGYTLTSKISFKSVIETIDKYAFINNRYPVILSIENHCSIQQQKKIAQYLRKILGDKLDLGETFHRDSKQLPSPHCLQGKILIKGKRLPLYLSVDVEEGEVSDDDSADEIEDDFKLKNSNSNGNHQVESYIRKKLDCLLKESQIGDKEDTDSFSIRALLRATHVGLQKNLTNHKEGLKKSQSRSFISNLKQKRHSKSRLKSQDGEEEGQETSGREAGGHITRGEGKRKTIKLSRDLSDLVVFTNSVASPEGLDDCTPGNVLSFSETRAQQLVNHRAERFLCFNQRQLSRIYPSAYRIDSSNFNPQLYWNVGCQLVALNYQTEGRMMQLNRAKFMVNGGCGYVLKPPPMCKGSFNPFCDDPLPAYPNKQLVLKIISGQQLPKPPDSMLGDRGEIIDPFVEVEIIGLPVDCCKGQTRVVDDNGFNPVWEENLSFTLHMAEVALVRFLVWDHDPIGRDFVGQRTVAFSSLMPGYRHVYLEGLTEASIFIHVSVHDIYGKWSPLVLNPSFTIMHFLGANKGRQLRGIRGLFNRSSKSSVDTSCGSGLRKRSISDLLLRRTASAPANRRKKTKMKLAESSTSISDRKASMSDGKDRVGAGEGAGREGSKDSERDRETGLVERSPPPHAPLSHRPVSMPLERLLQGQLSLCSPEQEQTDLGADTLIGTSPFDRPRSHSVELLIESSTSLEHSVSTPSTNHNNTRDRTTELDQLDETSYLVIGQGGRSVDGDSKEQLKDRVNPPIKAESISSRQRTLCYLSRSTKTESNCLHVPTESRPETTLHSTTNTSAPSSSSSSSVSPPSPLNVDRSDLQTPVSRQDSTISRLIDAVSLGNDTSCGSISALIGQFDLTADQNDITTNSDPHVLSVMSCLFHPTVQDSSTPYKATVDCTIPFKDPQTTTSPRKAMNGPITPRKASQTPNHANQNLLPPHPKTSHADHPAPLLFSSPETTELEEVYTILDEEVLSPVSVYNLREQTIGNIQADSEESTPMGSLEPSPAKVPPCLGTEANGSWVGSRRGVVEVEEPGQGYGGVSDPTGLWSGGEWGLSWGYRCPSVNSTVSDRLLLCQDSAGSHLMEVEINVDEDPLEISLTLPRHNCTWVATSPTKQYAAPQSQFTQLSPSPRYAPQLSQCPSPLKQSPHQPSPRNTPSITPQTQPSLFKRPPIPSTLRLNSHPSTHSRAELSFENSRDITRAYTQQHSYSGPTQAQTRGYQGGPNQAQTRGYQSGHTQPQARGYQGGTGEGQDQGEASTCFQNGLSSSECLPGLSSMSGSRYVSFPRDRGLYSPISDCDVAYSHLDYNCFRPSATSASPYTHLQPQPQSNTQPLPQAQPQPQSHTQAQPQFQPRSGPPPLPLSGPTLAPPLPIPRPPTAPSPCKSKSLGDLTSEDISCNFHSKYNIISRSFITPCMKERRRMRGLGGLSQRLQSADPLTEQLRKLVTLEGDDRDRDRPQSPQLPQLPQLPPKPFIPPSRPCPPSNFVPDAQEDSPPLLSRRLSSRSQSRVRHINNRARERLQEALKSQDMTAPSSVGGVVLRTKVATGQNPPANRHSTGSYIAGYLDQLEDRGLPEGACTTLGYGFGDHYGDHYHDDSLLPTDSCIRSEPEVYFLLRL
- the plch1 gene encoding 1-phosphatidylinositol 4,5-bisphosphate phosphodiesterase eta-1 isoform X2 (The sequence of the model RefSeq protein was modified relative to this genomic sequence to represent the inferred CDS: added 1639 bases not found in genome assembly), with translation MRSPTCDVFNPEHHEVNQDMDQPLSSYYISSSHNTYLTGDQLLSHSKTDMYAWVLQAGCRCVEVDCWDGPDGDPMVQHGYTLTSKISFKSVIETIDKYAFINNRYPVILSIENHCSIQQQKKIAQYLRKILGDKLDLGETFHRDSKQLPSPHCLQGKILIKGKRLPLYLSVDVEEGEVSDDDSADEIEDDFKLKNSNSNGNHQVESYIRKKLDCLLKESQIGDKEDTDSFSIRALLRATHVGLQKNLTNHKEGLKKSQSRSFISNLKQKRHSKSRLKSQDGEEEGQETSGREAGGHITRGEGKRKTIKLSRDLSDLVVFTNSVASPEGLDDCTPGNVLSFSETRAQQLVNHRAERFLCFNQRQLSRIYPSAYRIDSSNFNPQLYWNVGCQLVALNYQTEGRMMQLNRAKFMVNGGCGYVLKPPPMCKGSFNPFCDDPLPAYPNKQLVLKIISGQQLPKPPDSMLGDRGEIIDPFVEVEIIGLPVDCCKGQTRVVDDNGFNPVWEENLSFTLHMAEVALVRFLVWDHDPIGRDFVGQRTVAFSSLMPGYRHVYLEGLTEASIFIHVSVHDIYGKGRQLRGIRGLFNRSSKSSVDTSCGSGLRKRSISDLLLRRTASAPANRRKKTKMKLAESSTSISDRKASMSDGKDRVGAGEGAGREGSKDSERDRETGLVERSPPPHAPLSHRPVSMPLERLLQGQLSLCSPEQEQTDLGADTLIGTSPFDRPRSHSVELLIESSTSLEHSVSTPSTNHNNTRDRTTELDQLDETSYLVIGQGGRSVDGDSKEQLKDRVNPPIKAESISSRQRTLCYLSRSTKTESNCLHVPTESRPETTLHSTTNTSAPSSSSSSSVSPPSPLNVDRSDLQTPVSRQDSTISRLIDAVSLGNDTSCGSISALIGQFDLTADQNDITTNSDPHVLSVMSCLFHPTVQDSSTPYKATVDCTIPFKDPQTTTSPRKAMNGPITPRKASQTPNHANQNLLPPHPKTSHADHPAPLLFSSPETTELEEVYTILDEEVLSPVSVYNLREQTIGNIQADSEESTPMGSLEPSPAKVPPCLGTEANGSWVGSRRGVVEVEEPGQGYGGVSDPTGLWSGGEWGLSWGYRCPSVNSTVSDRLLLCQDSAGSHLMEVEINVDEDPLEISLTLPRHNCTWVATSPTKQYAAPQSQFTQLSPSPRYAPQLSQCPSPLKQSPHQPSPRNTPSITPQTQPSLFKRPPIPSTLRLNSHPSTHSRAELSFENSRDITRAYTQQHSYSGPTQAQTRGYQGGPNQAQTRGYQSGHTQPQARGYQGGTGEGQDQGEASTCFQNGLSSSECLPGLSSMSGSRYVSFPRDRGLYSPISDCDVAYSHLDYNCFRPSATSASPYTHLQPQPQSNTQPLPQAQPQPQSHTQAQPQFQPRSGPPPLPLSGPTLAPPLPIPRPPTAPSPCKSKSLGDLTSEDISCNFHSKYNIISRSFITPCMKERRRMRGLGGLSQRLQSADPLTEQLRKLVTLEGDDRDRDRPQSPQLPQLPQLPPKPFIPPSRPCPPSNFVPDAQEDSPPLLSRRLSSRSQSRVRHINNRARERLQEALKSQDMTAPSSVGGVVLRTKVATGQNPPANRHSTGSYIAGYLDQLEDRGLPEGACTTLGYGFGDHYGDHYHDDSLLPTDSCIRSEPEVYFLLRL